GGTTCTGGCAAGGCCTAGCTCGGTCGCAGAGTTTTGGAGTGTTGTCGATGAGATGAAGGAGGCAGGGCACGAGGTTGATTTCAACACTTACATAAAAGTATCAAGACAGTTTCAGATGTCTAGAATGATGATGATTGAGGCGGTGAAGCTTTACGAGTTTATGACGGATGGTCCGTTCAAGCCATCCGTTGAAGATTGTAGTCTTTTGTTGAAGTCTTTATCAGCTGGTCCCAGTCCGGATTTGGATTTGGTGTATCGGGTTTCGAGGAAGTATGAATCAACGGGGAAGCCTCTCTCAAAGGCTGTTTACGATGGAATCCACAGGTACTTAACCAGTGTAGCTAGGTTTGACCAAGCGGGAGATACCATGAAAGCTATGAGAGATGCTGCTGGTTGTGAGCCGGATAACGTCACATACAGCCAACTCGTGTTTGGTCTTTGTAAAGCTAAGAGATTAGAAGAAGCGTGTGGTGTCCTGGATCAGATGGAAGCAGATGGATGTCTCCCCGATGTAAGAACTTGGACTGTTCTGATCCAAGGGTACTTGAAGAACAACGAGGTTGATAAGTCTTTTGCGTGTTTTGAGAATATGCTGGAGAAAGGGTTGGTTATCGACTCTGGACTGCTTGATGTCATGGTAGGTATGTTTCTTAGCCAGAACAGGATCGAGGAGGCGTGCATATTCCTAAAGGAGAAGGTGAAAAATGCTAATGTGAAGCCTTGGAGAACTACTTACAAGGGTGTTATAGACAAGCTGCATGAAATCAACAAGGGTGAAGAGGCGTTAGATCTTGTACAGATGATGAAGCAGCAAAATTACCATGCTCATGCGAAAAAGCCTTTTGATGGGACTGCTGTGAATGTTGTTGCTAAGATGGAAGTGCGAAGTTCAGAGAATTATTCTCCTTCAATGTATGATCTCATTCATGCTTTCTGGGGACTTCCTGGTTTGAAGCATCTTGTCCTCACCATTGTGAAACAGACTCGAAAAGACGTCTCGGTGATGTTTGAGGTAGATACTCAAACCTCTCCCGAGTGAAAGACTCGTTAACAGTTTCTTCTAGATTGTATGTCCaattcctctcttcttcttcctgctGCACTGGCCACAGGCTTTGTTTATGGGATTGAAGGATGTTGTGGATTGTTCATAACCAGTTTGCATTTTTTCAAGCAATtctctttcttgtttttttttttcattcctgaaataaatttacaaatttcaCTTTGAGAATGCAGTTATGAGACTAATTTCTTCACCTCACatgtattattttcttaattcatCTATAATAGATGTGCTGAATACAAAGTTTTGCTCAAATCCTGGTTGATTAGGacctaatatatttaattataagtaTTAAATCCAGGACACCTAATGGTAAGTACTTGAGAACAAATGAAcagttttctcttttctttcatcTCTATCGAGGATCACTGATATAAGTTTTTGATTGCTACTAAGCTATATGGATCATAGAGAACAATTTTTGAAAACTGAAAAGGATGATCTCTGTGTATTCAGTCTCTGATGTTTTATAGTTGGAGATTTTGTTTCTTGATATAGAATGGAAATTCACATAGATTAttgagaaaattttatatttttctcaaataCAAAAGTGAATTTTAGAGAACAATTTTTGAAAACTGAAAAGGATGATCTCTGTGTATTCAGTCTCTGATGTTTTATAGTTGGAGATTTTGTTTCTTGATATAGAATGGAAATTCACATAGATTAttgagaaaattttatatttttctcaaataCAAAAGTGAATTTTAGAGGgcaggaaaaaagaaaaaaaaaactattatccGAAGACTAAACTTCCCCGCCTGTCTGGATTGGAAATGGGCCATGTGAGGTTTGTTGCTGAAATATGATAAGATTACGTGTATCTTCCTCACACATGGGACTGTCTGTCTGATTAATAGCTGACAGAAGAAAGCTCACACAGACACATCATTATACTAATATTCACTTTATTTATCAGCCAAGAGTTTTGGTCTCTTTCCCAATATTTTTCTGCGGTTGCATTAGCACATTGGAAAAAAGAAATACATTTTGTGAAAAAATGTGTTTGAAGCAATCCTGATCTTAATAATCGGCCGTTTAACAAACATGTTTTCCTTTTGAATTTTGTCAATTAATCGTGGATTGGTAGTCTAGGTTTTCAGGTGGCCGGATCAGAGCATCTTCAATCCACCTCTATTTCtacctctataatagcatttagaagCAAAACTACTCCAACCCATCTCTATTTttgcctctaaaatagagattgttattttctactctatttatagaggaaaaaatagcattcctctatattttGCTCTATAtgtagagatctctattttagagaaatacattggagtaaaacccacctctattatagagttcctctattttagaagtaaaaatagagaaatacattggaaaTTGTCTCAAGTGAAAATGTTTAACCTTTGATGGATTAGGATCTAGTTGTGGTGGCCATGATAATCAAAGCATCTGATGCTACAAACaaaactgaaagaaaaaaatcatatttatttttaacattttaaaaagggcaaatctccaaaatagcacacttctaagtttatatcacaaaaatagcactcaaaaactaaaatgaccaaaatagcattttattttttgaaaaatttaaatttttttattttttgaaatttgaaatcttatcccaaaacctcacttctcaactctaaaccctaaaacctaaactctaaaccctaaaccctaaaccctaaactttaaaccctaaaccccaccccttgagtgctatttttgtgacttttgaccttgagttctagtttgggaacaaaaacttgatttagtgatattttggtcttttctcttttaaaaacatAGACAATGCAGCACTTATGCACCATTTTTACCGCAAACTAACAAGAGAAAATGAAGACTTCGGAAGAAGAAAATATGgcttatttgccaaataaccaaaaaaaaatgaaaattagattttgggagagagagtagagagagataaaaagagaaagtaggagagagagaaaaattttggttagttagtgtatttaagtttttttcacgTATACAAGATGCAATTTCCCAAGAAAATAAGCAAACGAAGATTCAGAAAATGATGCAAAAGAAGCAACTTTTGACATGGAAGCAGCTTATTTGATGATGACGGCATTTTCAGGTACGTATATAATCTTGTATGTTATAGCGACCGTGATGCTGACGCTTCACCAGTTTATTCGCACCAAAGTTAGATGTGTGTCCACGGTCCACTTTGGCCTTACCATTTTCTTTTCCCCTA
This genomic interval from Brassica napus cultivar Da-Ae chromosome A6, Da-Ae, whole genome shotgun sequence contains the following:
- the LOC125610299 gene encoding pentatricopeptide repeat-containing protein At3g48250, chloroplastic-like, which encodes MYSRSKAVMYSRSKAVMSCLRNAYSKISTRSYQTGLQVDFYSNSYSSFGSPRQFRSFSSKRESMLQLVLENDWSKEVVEGLRKPDMPLTHETAIYVLRKLAKHPDKAYSFLDWVIRESDLTPSSPLYSTMLRMILVQQRPMERFRTTLTDMKQGGFCLDEETYKTIYTLVNRESYKDAKALARFYNDNAMSVVADNVSASVSKQVWGCEVERELQGMKLPLSDHNFVIRVLEGLKEHPLKALSFLRWVGGCQKHSTVTYNAALRVLARPSSVAEFWSVVDEMKEAGHEVDFNTYIKVSRQFQMSRMMMIEAVKLYEFMTDGPFKPSVEDCSLLLKSLSAGPSPDLDLVYRVSRKYESTGKPLSKAVYDGIHRYLTSVARFDQAGDTMKAMRDAAGCEPDNVTYSQLVFGLCKAKRLEEACGVLDQMEADGCLPDVRTWTVLIQGYLKNNEVDKSFACFENMLEKGLVIDSGLLDVMVGMFLSQNRIEEACIFLKEKVKNANVKPWRTTYKGVIDKLHEINKGEEALDLVQMMKQQNYHAHAKKPFDGTAVNVVAKMEVRSSENYSPSMYDLIHAFWGLPGLKHLVLTIVKQTRKDVSVMFEVDTQTSPE